The sequence ATCCGTAGGCCTCAAAGGCCCCGTCCTTATATCTCACGCTGACGCGCATGTGGTAGCTCCTGATCATGTTTCCAGGGTCCGGGTAATCCCAGTTCACCCCCAGGTCAATCTCTCCGCCGGCCTTTAGTAGTTCCTCTCGCCGGGCCCACTCTTTTTCGTCCGCCTGGAGGTCGGCATCAAAGATGCCGCCGCCTGACTTACCGTAGCACACTGGCCCCAGGCTCCTAGCAACCGAATGCGGGTTGGTCAGCTTTCTCTTGCACCTGGCGCAGGTCCCTACGCCTTGATCGGTTTCCTTGATTTCGTTGACCATGTTACTCCCTCCATTGACTGTCCCATTCTCCTGTGATAGAATGGGGTTGGGTAGTTTAGTTGGCGGCTTCTATGAGAGCCGCTTTTTCTTTTGAGGCATAGCCTCTCTCGCAGCATTTCCTGTTGTGGGCGGCAATTAACTCCGATACGTCACACCACCTCCCCAGCGAGATCTTCAGAACCTCGATGTTGTGCTCCACGTCCAGGAACTCCTGGAGGTTTGTTACAAACTCCGCCCATTCTTCCCGGGTGAAATCCTCCCGGGAATTTTTATTTACCGCCAACTCCAGGAGCCTTCCGAGCACGGCTTCCGCCTCTTTCAGCTCTCCTACCAGCTTGAGCAGGATGCTTGCCGGGTCCAGGTTAACCCGGTCCAGGACCTCGTAAGAATAGGCCTGCCCGATGGCGCAGTCGCGCCGGCAATATAGCTGGGTCATCCAGGGCTCGCGGTAGAGCCGGCTCATCGCCAGAAC is a genomic window of Bacillota bacterium containing:
- a CDS encoding helix-turn-helix transcriptional regulator, which produces MYRDARKKAGLSIEEASFQLHISTRTLLNYEHGISTPPPETVLAMSRLYREPWMTQLYCRRDCAIGQAYSYEVLDRVNLDPASILLKLVGELKEAEAVLGRLLELAVNKNSREDFTREEWAEFVTNLQEFLDVEHNIEVLKISLGRWCDVSELIAAHNRKCCERGYASKEKAALIEAAN